From the Candidatus Peribacteria bacterium genome, one window contains:
- a CDS encoding mechanosensitive ion channel family protein: MQNTIQSLLETGIYGNSAERLLLSLLTFLVLYLVFLQVLPFVLKRLRSPTFTADQTVLGTVITFVQKIPSLVWGSLALVIALRWLMLPPRIEYLVAAVSLFLVVILGVLLVQKILEHVLSHFMHVTGSEQKPPAIFQNVLSILLWILGTLMILSNLGVNVTSLIAGLGIGGVAFALASQRILADIFSSFSIYFDKPFREGDYIVTGDHSGFVRKIGLKTTRIQAVQGEEVIIPNQELTQARVRNYRRMNERHVEFDILVAPDTSVEKLRLVQTIIRGIIDSLEPLHYNRVTLTKISKAAITFTVVYEVKNNDHDMHMNLLQEINLRMLEEFRRVEIALG, translated from the coding sequence ATGCAAAACACTATCCAATCCCTCTTAGAAACCGGCATATACGGCAATTCCGCTGAGCGTTTGCTTCTGTCGCTCCTCACATTCCTGGTTTTGTATCTTGTCTTTTTGCAGGTCCTGCCGTTTGTCCTGAAGCGTTTGCGGTCACCAACTTTTACGGCCGATCAGACTGTTCTGGGTACTGTTATTACATTCGTACAGAAGATTCCTTCTTTGGTGTGGGGTTCGCTCGCTCTTGTCATTGCTTTGCGCTGGCTCATGCTGCCACCCCGGATTGAATATCTGGTAGCGGCCGTCTCACTCTTTTTGGTTGTCATTTTGGGTGTGCTCCTCGTCCAGAAAATTCTTGAGCATGTGCTCAGTCATTTCATGCACGTGACAGGCAGCGAACAGAAACCGCCTGCGATTTTCCAAAATGTGCTGTCGATTCTTCTCTGGATTCTCGGCACCTTGATGATTCTCTCGAACCTCGGTGTGAACGTTACCTCGCTTATTGCAGGACTTGGAATCGGCGGGGTGGCGTTTGCGCTCGCATCGCAGAGAATTCTTGCGGATATTTTCAGCTCGTTTTCCATCTACTTCGACAAGCCGTTTCGGGAGGGGGATTATATTGTGACCGGCGATCACAGCGGATTTGTCCGGAAAATCGGCCTCAAGACCACGCGTATCCAGGCTGTACAGGGAGAGGAGGTGATTATCCCGAACCAGGAGCTGACACAGGCCAGAGTGCGGAATTACCGCCGTATGAATGAGCGCCATGTGGAGTTTGATATCCTCGTTGCGCCGGATACCTCTGTCGAAAAGCTGCGCCTGGTACAGACTATTATCCGCGGCATTATCGATTCGCTTGAGCCGCTGCACTATAACCGCGTCACGCTCACGAAAATCTCCAAAGCGGCCATCACGTTTACCGTCGTCTACGAGGTAAAAAACAACGATCATGACATGCACATGAACCTGCTGCAGGAGATCAATCTGCGGATGCTGGAGGAATTCAGACGCGTCGAGATCGCTCTTGGATAA
- a CDS encoding lipoprotein, which translates to MKKYLMIAGLALTLAACNTQTTTDTDTPSMGKRMPVEWVAVDTGEKVGEGDMPVTKITLQVAATKEEIYSTSCMGTASTELQDVAGSIASIQCWWAGGGDQYGVFIGEAEQLTVRHRTVDEEAGFGAWEEVAQQ; encoded by the coding sequence ATGAAAAAATATCTGATGATTGCGGGCCTGGCTCTCACGCTGGCAGCATGTAACACGCAGACAACGACCGATACGGACACACCATCCATGGGCAAGCGCATGCCAGTAGAATGGGTAGCCGTAGACACCGGTGAAAAGGTGGGCGAAGGCGATATGCCTGTCACCAAAATCACGCTGCAGGTAGCGGCAACCAAAGAAGAGATCTACAGCACCAGTTGTATGGGAACAGCGTCTACAGAGCTGCAGGACGTTGCAGGCAGCATTGCATCCATCCAGTGCTGGTGGGCAGGTGGAGGTGACCAGTATGGCGTCTTTATTGGCGAAGCCGAACAGCTGACTGTCCGTCACCGCACAGTGGACGAAGAGGCAGGATTCGGCGCATGGGAAGAGGTGGCGCAGCAGTAA